DNA from Corynebacterium stationis:
AGCAGTCTTTTTACCAACACCGGGTTATATGCCAACGCTGCTGGCAATTCCACAATCACGTTGAGACGCTGGTGGTAGCGCACTGGGGAAATATCCAGCTCAGCGCGAATCGCTTTTTCTTTCAACGCAATGGCTTTGGGCGCGTGGGCCTCAAAATCCAAAATTTGCTGATCTAAGGGGCTTAATTCTTCATGCCCGTTACTGTCGCTGGCGCTAGTCATGCTTAAACTGTATTCCATGACTATCCGCGCAATTGTGATCCATGGCGACCCTGTCCTTCATAACCCCACTGAACCGGTCACGGAGCCGATCGATTCCCCTGAATTACAAACACTTATTGCAGACATGTATGAAACCATGGCTGCTGCCCACGGTGTGGGCCTGGCGGCAAATCAGGTTGGCATCGCCAAGCGTCTTTTTGTGTATGACTGCCCTGATGATGAAGGCCACATGCATAAAGGCTGCGTTATCAACCCCGTGCTGGAAACTTCTGAGATTCCAGAGACCATGCCTGCCGATGACGGCTCTGACGACGAAGGCTGCCTGTCTGTGCCGGGCGAAGGATTCCCAACCGGCCGCGCCGACTGGGCCAAGGTTACAGGCCTGAATGAAAAGGGCGAAGAGATTGAGGTTGAAGGCACGGGCTTTTTCGCACGCTGTCTGCAGCACGAAGTTGGCCACCTCGATGGCTTGGTGTACACCGATACTCTCATTGGCCGCAATAAGCGCGCCGCCAAGAAGGCCATTAAGGCTAATGGCTGGAATGTTGCCGGTTTAACCTGGATGCCTGGTGAAGATATTGACCCATTTGGACACGACGACGAGTAAAGACGACACTTTTTAATTATGGCTAAGGCATTTCGCTCCGACCCGATTACCGTTGATGATCGCGTGGTCGCACGCCGCAAATTCAAAGGCGGTGGGCACAGCGATGTCATCGGCCATGTCGTGGCAGTCGAGCCTCTGACTATCCGTCCGCAGATGGTCGGTGGGTTTCCTTCTGCACTCCCGGAGGTAGTCATCCCGGCAGAAGAGCTTTATGTCGTGAAAAAGCTGTCGCCGCGCACGGTGCGTAATTCTGATATTCGCCATGTTGAAGTCGCCTCGGCTAAGTCCTATCTTGGGCACGCTACTCAGTGGACGAGCAATGGCCAGTGGCTTATGCGCGCAGGCGATGGCATCACCAAGCGCACCAACTCGGCAGTTCCTTTGGGGCCTTCGGCAGGTTTTGAGCGCGCGCCGATTGCGGAACTCATGGCCTTTTACGCAAGCCATAATTTGCCGTGTGTGTTGTTGGTTCCAGAGCGCATCGGCAATTCGGCGCTGAAGCTTGCGCACGAGCATATCGATGTGGAAAAGATCGTCATGACCCGCACGCTGGATGATTTAAGCGATATCCAGCCCTACCTCGACGACACCCTCGAGGTTGATATTTCTTCCGAACCCACCCCCGCCTGGCTGGAGATTACTGATCACGTAGGCACTGATCTCACAGATGCATCGCTCATCGATTCCCCCCTCGCCTTTTTCACCGCCTCTGCCGGCGCAGTGCTTCGCGCGACCATCACGGAGTCCGAAGACGGCACCAAGTGGTTGGGTATTGCATGTGTGAAGGTCAGCGAATCTGCACGTCGTCAACGCTTGGCTGCGCGTTTGGTTGCCGCTGCCATGGCCTGGGGTGCTGCCGAGGGCGCGGAGAAGTCCTACCTGCAAGTCAGCGTAGGAAATGATGCTGCGGTGGCGCTGTATGAGAAATTGGGGATGCTAGAGCACCACCGGCATCGCTATATCGAAGTTATTCCAGGTAACCTATAAATCATGCGGATAGCCACGTGGAATATTAACTCGGTACGCACTCGCGGTGAGCGAGCATTGAACTTGATGGACAAGCACGACATCGACGTGTTGTGTCTGCAAGAAACCAAAGTCGCTGATGATAAATTTCCCCAGGCTCTGTTTGAAGACGCCGGCTACCACGTCGTGTTCCACGGTTTAAACCAGTGGAATGGTGTGGCGATTGTAAGCCGTGAAAAGCCCACTGAGATCTTCACGGGGTTCCCGGGCCAGCCGGGATATCACAATGATGAGGAAAAAGAACAGGCCCCAGAAGCACGTGCTTTGGGTGCAGTGATTCGCAATGTCGAAATCTGGTCGCTGTATGTTCCAAATGGTCGTGAAATCACTCACCGCCACTATGACTATAAATTAGATTTCCTCTACGGCTTGGCGCGCTATGCCGAGAGCAAAAAACGCGAGAAGCTGCTGCTCACCGGTGACTTTAACATTGCGCCGCGCAATGAAGATGTGTGGGATTTGGAGCTATTCCGCGGCAAGACGCACGTCACCGAACCTGAGCGTGCTGCTTTTCAGAGCTTAGAAGAAGCAGGTTTGGAAGAAGTCACCCGGCGCTTTACGGAAAAAGATCGCTGGACTTATTACGACTACAAGTCGATGCGCTTTCAAAAAGACGAAGGCATGCGCATCGATTTCCACATGGCTTCTGCCTCCCTTGCCGAAAAGGTCACGGGCGCGGGCTTGGATAAAAAGGAGCGCGCAGAGAAAGGCAGCTCTGACCACGTACTGTTGTGGGCAGATTATGACCTCCCCGATTTCGACTCCGTTCGTTAGTGCCCTTTCATGAGCTTTTCTTCAGATTTAAGTTTCTGGCAGGCGGCGTTTTTCATTTTGGATTACGCCATCAAAATCTTTGCTGTCGGATTCGTTCCCGAAGGCCGTCGACCTTCTTCTTCCACGGCGTGGCTGCTGGCTATTTTGCTGCTGCCTTTCATCGGCCTGCCGCTATTTTTGCTCATGGGTTCTCCGCAGATCAACAGTCGCCGTCACCGCATCCAGCAAAAGGCAGATGATGCTATCGACGATGCGCACAAAGAGGTGCCGGACCACCCTTTTGAGATTATCCAGCCCGAAGTCGAATCCATCATCAAGCTCAACCGCCATCTCACCGGATTTCCCGCGGTCGTGGGCCACAATATCGGCATTCACGCTGACTATAAAAAGTGCATCCAGGCCATGGCCGATGCCATTGACAAGGCGGAGCGCTACGTCTATGTCGAAATCTACATCGCCAGCTGGGACGAAGAGACCGACCCCTTTTTCCAAGCGCTTGCACGTGCGCGCCAGCGCGGAGTGGAAGTAAAATTCCTCTTCGACCAGATTGGCAGTTTCAAGTACAAAGGATATCGCACGCTCGGGAAAAGACTCAGCGCCATCGACGTCGACTGGCGTCTCATGCTGCCTATCCAGCTGCATAAATTCCGCTTCCGCCGCCCTGATCTGCGCAATCACCGCAAGCTGGTCATCATCGACGGCAACCGTGGTTTCATCGGCTCACTCAATCTCATTAAGCGCGCGTATAAGAGCAAAGACCGCGCCTGGATTGACTACATGGTGGAGCTCACGGGCCCCATCGTGGTTTCTTTGCAGTCTGTTTTCGCTGTGGATTGGTATACCGAGTCGGGCGAATACATCGAAATGATCACCGAGCTCGAAGACTTAGGCGAAACCCCCGATTCCAACTACCTGCAGCTGATTCCTTCCGGCCCGGGCTATACCACCGAGCCGAACCTGCGGATGTTTACCTCGCTCATCCACCACGCCAAGAGCCGGTTGATTATCTGCTCGCCGTATTTCGTGCCTGATGAAGCGCTACTCGATGCCGTAACCACCGCCGCCTACCGCGACGTCCGAGTTGAGCTGTACGTTTCCCGGCGCGCTGACCAATTTGTCGTCGACCACTCGCAGTCGTCGTACTACCAAACCTTGCTCGAAGCCGGCGTGCACATTTATCAATTCCCCGAGCCTTTTGTACTGCACTCGAAGTTCGTGCTCGCCGACCCCGATGCCGGCCGCGCCGACCCCGAAGAAACCCACGATGGCCTGCGCCTGAAGTCTCATCCGCTGGCAGCGTTTGGTTCTTCTAACCTGGACATGCGTTCTTTCGGCCTCAATTATGAATCCACCATGTTGGTTGCCCAGGGAGATTTGATTACAGAATTTAATGAGCTCGCCGCCAATTACCGCGCGGTCTCGCATGAATTGACCTTGGAAGAGTGGAATAAGCGCAGTTTCGCACGCCGCTACATCGACAATGTCATGCGCCTATCTTCCGCTCTCCAGTAGTTTTTAGGGATTAGGACCTACCGGTGACTAGTCCACGAAATTGCGGGTTGCCAGCACGGCACCTGCCGCTGCAATCGCAATACATGCTGACATGCCCAGGGACATCACCACCGCGGTATTTCCGCCTAGGCCCATCAACGGACCGACGACAGCGGCGAGCACCGATTGCCCAAAGCCCATAATCGCGGTGACCGAGCCGGCGCGCGTGCGCATGAGCCCAGTTGCCATCGCCGTGGAATTGCCCATGATGACTCCGTTAGGCGAAATACACAGCAGCAGCGCAAGAATAATCCAGACCAGTCCTGCGCCGGATAGCACCGCAATCAGCAGCAGCACATTGCCCAAGAGCGCCAGGCTCAGCCCGCCCAGCATGACTTTCTTGGTGCCTAACTTGTCGATGCACCGTGAGTTCACAAAACTTCCCACGCACATGCCCAAGGCGTTGAGTGCAAAGACTGCAGCATAGCCGCGCGGACTGAGCCCAAATTCCTGCTGGAATACGAACGACGATGCTGCGATATAGCAAAACATGGAAGCGAAGGCGAAGACCATCGCCGCAAGAAATCCCCAAAAGCGCGGGCTTTTGAGCACAGCGGCGTAGTTAGAAAGCACGCGCGCCAAAAATCTTTGTCCTGTGGCACCTTGGCCGCCAGGGCTTTGTCCTCCAGTTTCGGGAACGATCTTTAGAACCACGAGCAGCTGGACTGCGTGCAGTCCGGTAAGCACCCAGTAGATGCCACGCCAGCCAATTGGCTCCGCCAACAGGCCGCCGACGATTGGCGCGACGGCGGGGGCAATCGCCAAGATGGCCATCAACAGCGAGTAAGTCTTGGCGGCTTCGCGCCCAGATAGCAGGTCCGGCACCATAGCGCGCGCGAGCACCACGCATGCCCCGCCGCCTAAGCCTTGTAAAAAGCGCGCGGCGACAAAGATCGCGATACTCGGTGAGAGTGCTGCGATAGCGGAGGCTAAAAGCGCCACTATCGCGCCGGCAATGAGCAGCCGGCGCCTGCCGATGACATCTGAAATCGGGCCCACCATCAGCTGCCCCAGCGCCATGCCGACGAAGAACCCTGAGAGGGTCAGCTGCACTACCGAGTCAGGGGCGCCGAATTCTGCACCCACCGCTGGCAGGGTGGGAAGATACATATCAGTCGCAAAAGGCGCTGTTGCGGACAACAGCGCCAATGCCAAAAGTAAAGAAACGGCCATCTATGCGTCTCGTTTGACCAACATAACTAGCCCGATAATCCAGGCTGCCAGTGCCCAGACCGCA
Protein-coding regions in this window:
- a CDS encoding DUF3263 domain-containing protein produces the protein MTSASDSNGHEELSPLDQQILDFEAHAPKAIALKEKAIRAELDISPVRYHQRLNVIVELPAALAYNPVLVKRLLRKRGEREEIRRAAHENSSSDN
- a CDS encoding peptide deformylase, which gives rise to MTIRAIVIHGDPVLHNPTEPVTEPIDSPELQTLIADMYETMAAAHGVGLAANQVGIAKRLFVYDCPDDEGHMHKGCVINPVLETSEIPETMPADDGSDDEGCLSVPGEGFPTGRADWAKVTGLNEKGEEIEVEGTGFFARCLQHEVGHLDGLVYTDTLIGRNKRAAKKAIKANGWNVAGLTWMPGEDIDPFGHDDE
- a CDS encoding GNAT family N-acetyltransferase; the protein is MAKAFRSDPITVDDRVVARRKFKGGGHSDVIGHVVAVEPLTIRPQMVGGFPSALPEVVIPAEELYVVKKLSPRTVRNSDIRHVEVASAKSYLGHATQWTSNGQWLMRAGDGITKRTNSAVPLGPSAGFERAPIAELMAFYASHNLPCVLLVPERIGNSALKLAHEHIDVEKIVMTRTLDDLSDIQPYLDDTLEVDISSEPTPAWLEITDHVGTDLTDASLIDSPLAFFTASAGAVLRATITESEDGTKWLGIACVKVSESARRQRLAARLVAAAMAWGAAEGAEKSYLQVSVGNDAAVALYEKLGMLEHHRHRYIEVIPGNL
- a CDS encoding exodeoxyribonuclease III encodes the protein MRIATWNINSVRTRGERALNLMDKHDIDVLCLQETKVADDKFPQALFEDAGYHVVFHGLNQWNGVAIVSREKPTEIFTGFPGQPGYHNDEEKEQAPEARALGAVIRNVEIWSLYVPNGREITHRHYDYKLDFLYGLARYAESKKREKLLLTGDFNIAPRNEDVWDLELFRGKTHVTEPERAAFQSLEEAGLEEVTRRFTEKDRWTYYDYKSMRFQKDEGMRIDFHMASASLAEKVTGAGLDKKERAEKGSSDHVLLWADYDLPDFDSVR
- a CDS encoding phospholipase D-like domain-containing protein codes for the protein MSFSSDLSFWQAAFFILDYAIKIFAVGFVPEGRRPSSSTAWLLAILLLPFIGLPLFLLMGSPQINSRRHRIQQKADDAIDDAHKEVPDHPFEIIQPEVESIIKLNRHLTGFPAVVGHNIGIHADYKKCIQAMADAIDKAERYVYVEIYIASWDEETDPFFQALARARQRGVEVKFLFDQIGSFKYKGYRTLGKRLSAIDVDWRLMLPIQLHKFRFRRPDLRNHRKLVIIDGNRGFIGSLNLIKRAYKSKDRAWIDYMVELTGPIVVSLQSVFAVDWYTESGEYIEMITELEDLGETPDSNYLQLIPSGPGYTTEPNLRMFTSLIHHAKSRLIICSPYFVPDEALLDAVTTAAYRDVRVELYVSRRADQFVVDHSQSSYYQTLLEAGVHIYQFPEPFVLHSKFVLADPDAGRADPEETHDGLRLKSHPLAAFGSSNLDMRSFGLNYESTMLVAQGDLITEFNELAANYRAVSHELTLEEWNKRSFARRYIDNVMRLSSALQ
- a CDS encoding multidrug effflux MFS transporter — its product is MAVSLLLALALLSATAPFATDMYLPTLPAVGAEFGAPDSVVQLTLSGFFVGMALGQLMVGPISDVIGRRRLLIAGAIVALLASAIAALSPSIAIFVAARFLQGLGGGACVVLARAMVPDLLSGREAAKTYSLLMAILAIAPAVAPIVGGLLAEPIGWRGIYWVLTGLHAVQLLVVLKIVPETGGQSPGGQGATGQRFLARVLSNYAAVLKSPRFWGFLAAMVFAFASMFCYIAASSFVFQQEFGLSPRGYAAVFALNALGMCVGSFVNSRCIDKLGTKKVMLGGLSLALLGNVLLLIAVLSGAGLVWIILALLLCISPNGVIMGNSTAMATGLMRTRAGSVTAIMGFGQSVLAAVVGPLMGLGGNTAVVMSLGMSACIAIAAAGAVLATRNFVD